The Emcibacter nanhaiensis DNA window CCGAAGCAATCTCGTCCGCAATTTGTACCATTTCCTCATCAGAGTCGGCAACGATGACTTCCCCGAACGTCTCCCAGGCCTGGCGGGCGATGGCTGCGGTCGGCAGCACTTCGAGCAGGCGGTCGATCTCTTTCATGGTCTCGCGCGCCAGCGCTTCAGACGTGGTCAGCAGCACACCCGGGCTGTCCGGACCATGCTCCACCTGGCCGAGGAGGTCGGTGGCGCACAGTTCGCCGTCGACGCTGTCGTCGGCAATCACCAGGGTTTCGGTGGGGCCGGCAAACAGGTCGATGCCGACCCGTCCGAACAACTGCCGCTTGGCTTCGGCGACAAAGGCGTTGCCCGGACCGACCAGCATATCCACCGGATCGATGGTCTGGGTGCCGAGCGCCATGGCGCCTACCGCCTGGATGCCACCGAGGGCATAGATTTCATCGGCGCCGGCCAAGGCCTGGGCGGCGACAATGGCCGGGGCCGGTTTGCCCTGGAACGGCGGGGCGCAGGTGACAATGCGCGGCACGCCGGCCACCTTGGCGGTCAGCACGGACATATGGGCCGAGGCGAGCAGCGGGTATTTGCCGCCCGGCACGTAACAGCCGGCGGCATTGACCGGAATATTCTTGTGGCCGAGGATCACGCCGGGCAGGGTTTCCACCTCCACATCCTTCAGTGCCTCTTTCTGGATCTGGGCGAAGTTGCGTACCTGGGTCTGGGCGAATTCGATGTCCTTCAGGTCCTGTTCGGAAAGGGTATCGATGCAGTCCTGGATTTCCTGCTTGGTCAGCAGGTAGCTGTCCCGGTCCCAGTAATCGAATTTGACGGACAGTTCGCGGACGGCTTCGTCACCGCGCTTTTCAATATCGGCAAGGGTACTCTCGACAACGTCCCGCACCTTGCGGTCGGTTTCGGCCCGAACTTCTACCGTTGCACCCCGTTTAAGCCATTGTGCCATGCTGGCTGCTCCTTCTGTTACTGGTAAAGCGGCAGCACACGCGATTCCTGGCGGTGGCCCTGCCGTTCCAAAATTGATAAGATCATGGCTCCAAACTACGGCCAGCCACCAGGGAGATCAAATTCAAAACATGGATAGGTGAAATCCATCTGATGCTTTTGACTAGCGGGGGTATAATGGTCCTAAATAGGCTGTCAAATTTATGCATAAATACAAGGGAATGAGTAATGAAACTGGCAACATTGGCTGACGGCGGCCGGGACGGCACATTGGTTGTGGTCTCCCGCGGCGGCACTACCTTTGCACCGGCCAAAGGCATTGCAGCAACGCTGCAGGACGCGATTGAAAACTGGGCAGAGGCTGAAGGCCGGCTCCAGGAACTTTCCGCCCGGGTGGAACAGGGCTCGGCAGACGGCCAGGAGGTGCTGGATGTCAAGCGCCTTGCCGCCCCCCTGCCGCGGGCCTGGCAGTGGCTCGATGGCTCTGCCTATCCCAGCCATGGTGAACTGATGGACCAGGTGATCGGGGTTGAGGTGGATTCCGGCGGCCATCCGCTGATGTACCAGGGTGTGTCCAACACCTTCTACGGACCGCGGGAGGAGGTGCCCTTCCTCCGGGAAAGCGACGGCATCGATTTCGAGGGCGAGTTCGGCATGATTGTCGACGAAGTGCCGGCGGGGAGGTCCCCGGAAGACTGCATGGGGCATATCAAATTACTGGTGCAGATTAACGACTGGTCGTTGCGGGCGCTTGCGGGGCGGGAAATGAAAACCGGCTTCGGCTGGATCCAGGCCAAGCCGCCGTGTGGTATGGCACCCTTCGCCATTACGCCTGATGAGCTGAGCGACTATTGGAAAAACGGCCGCATCACCCTGGACCTGGCGGTGGACTGGAACGATAAGCGGTTCGGCAAGGCCAACGGCGATGCCATGGACTTCGGTTTCCATGAACTGGTCGCCCATGCCGCCTACAGCCGCACCCTCTGTGCCGGTACGGTGATCGGTTCCGGTACCGTGTCCAATGCCAACTTCCGGGAAGTGGGCTCCTCCTGCATTGCCGAGCGCCGTGGCATCGAAATCGTCGATGAGGGCGAGCCCAGGACCGATTTCATGAAATTCGGCGATACTGTGCGCATGGCGGCTGTGACCAAAGATGATGACGCGCCCTTCGGCGTCCTGGAGCAGAAGGTGATCAAGGCATGACAAAGGAAACCAAAGGATCCGTGCGCCGGGTCGTCACCGGTCATAATGCAGACGGCAAGGCCATCTTTCGTGGTGACGATAATTTCGACCCTATTGTGGTGCCCAGCGGCGACGCCGCCATGGCTCTGATCTGGACCACGGCGACGGTGCCGGCCGACAATAATGACGAGACCGACGGCCGCGAACGCGAGGCGGGCACGACGCTGACCGGCGGCTCGGTCATTCGCACCGTGGATATGTTCCCGGGTGAGGAATCGCCCATGCACCGGACCAATTCCGTGGACTATGGCATTGTCCTGTCCGGCGAGGTGGAGCTGGAACTGGACAGCGGCGAAGTCAAACGCCTCGGCCCCGGCGATATCATTGTCCAGCGCGGCACCATGCATCTGTGGCGTAACCCCAGCCAGACGGAAACCTGCCGCATCGCTTTTATCCTGATTGAGGCCTCAGCGGCCAAAGTGGGTGGTGAGGAACTGCCCGAGGTTCACCCCTGACGTCCGGTCAGGCGCGCCGGGTGAAGGCCTGGCGGAAGTCTGACGGTTTCTGCCCGGTATTTTCCCGGAAGAATTTGGAGAAATGGGCGGGGTCGGCAAACCCCAGGTCATAGCCGATTTCGGCGATACTGAGAGAGGTATAGATCAACAGTCTTTTGGCTTCGAGCAGGCCACGTTCTGTGGTCAGCTCCGACGCCGGCACCTCTAACAACTGCCGGCAGATTCGGCTCAGGTGGGTGGCGGTGATACCCAGTTCGTCCGCATAGCGGCTGACCGGCCAGCGCTGGCGAAAATTTTCCTCGATCAAGGTCTGGAACCTGCGCAGCAGCAGCTGTTTCTGGCTGGCGGCGTCCCGCTTTTGCTCTGCGCTGTCAGGATTGAGCCGGAAAATTTCCGCCACCAGCAGGGTAACGAGGCTGCGCAGCACCAGCCGCCGGGCCGGGGTGCTGGCGGCATGCTCGCCGGCAATGGTTTTGAAAATACTGGCAAAACTGTTTGCCGTTTCCCGGTTTGGCAGCTGGATCAGCCGGGTTTCCGCCAGATAGTCGGGCAGACGGGGTTCTTCCTCCAGGATCCGGTCTACATAGGGCGTGGGAATGGTCAGCACCCAGCCTTCGGTATCAGGCAAAAATTCAAAACCATGCACCGCCATGGGCGGCATCACGATCAGGGTGCCGTCCAGCAGGGGATGTTGCATTTCTTCCATGACGGCGCGTCCCCCGCCTTTTTCAATCAAAAACAACTGGTGCAGATTATGATGCCGGTGGGGACGGAACTTCCAGCCATAACTGAGACTGCGGGCCCGGATCGACTCTATATGCAGATAGTCCGGGAACAGGTCCTGCCTCTGTTCCCCGTAGAGGACAAAATTGGGGATCGTCTCCATCTCGGTCTCGCTGTTGCTGATCATGTTCGATATATACAATTTTTAGTCATCCCTGTCCATTCCAGCGATGGCTGGTATTGCCTATTATATGGATCGTTCAATGAAACAGCGGGCACCCAGTAAGGTGCACTCCCCGCATCTGCATATCAGGGAAGGCATAAGCATGAAAACTCAGGTTGGAATTATCGGCGCCGGTCCTTCCGGCCTTATTTTGTCCCAGCTCCTGCATCTGCAGGGCATCGAGAGCGTGGTCCTGGAACGCAAGACCCTGGACTATGTGTTGACCCGGATTCGCGCCGGTGTGCTGGAACAGGGCTGTGTGGACCTTCTCCATGAGGCCGAGGTTCATCAGCGGATGGACAAGGAAGGCTTTCCCCATGACGGGTTCGAAATCGCCTTCCGTGGCGCGACCCATAGGGTTGACCTCAAGGGCCTGACCGGCGGCACCGGCGTGATGGTTTACGGCCAGACCGAAATCACCCGCGACCTGATCGAGGCCCGCAAGGCGGCCGGCGGCACCATCATCGAGGAAGCGGAAGTTACCGGTGTTGAAGGGGCGGAAACCGACAATCCTGTCATCCACTATAAAAAGGACGGCCGGGACTATACCCTGACCTGTGATTTTGTCGCCGGCTGCGACGGCTATCACGGCGCCAGCCGCAAGTCCATCCCGGCCAACCTGCTGAAGACATTCGAGAAGGTTTACCCCTTCGGCTGGCTCGGCATCATGTCCGAGACCAGACCGGCCTCCGACGAATTGATCTATACCCGGCACGAACGCGGTTTCGCCCTGTGCAGCATGCGCCATGAAAAACTGAGCCGCCACTATATCCAGTGTTCGCTCGACGACAAGGTCGAGGACTGGTCTGATGATCGTTTCTGGGACGAGCTCAAACGCCGCCTGCCGGAGAATGTCGCTGACACTCTGGAAACCGGCCCATCCATTGAAAAGAGCATTGCCCCGTTGCGCAGTTTTGTTTGTGAAACCATGCGCCACGGCCGGTTGTTCCTGGCCGGGGATGCGGCCCATATCGTGCCGCCGACCGGCGCCAAGGGCCTGAACCTGGCGGCTTCTGATATCTATTTCCTGTCCCGCGGTCTGATCGATTTCTACAAGAACGGCAGCATGGCCGGTCTTGATGCCTATGCCGGCAAGGCGCTGCGCCGGGTGTGGATGGCGGAGCGTTTCTCCTGGTGGATGACGTCGCTTTTGCACAACTTCCCGGAGACCGGCGGCTTCGGCAGCCGCATGCAGGATGCGGAACTTGATTATCTGTTCGGCTCCCAGGCGGCGATGACGTCACTGGCGGAAAACTATGTTGGTCTTCCTTATGAGTAAGTAGGGCCTATGAGTAAGGCTTACTCCCTTAAGCCAGCCTCCCTTAAGTAGACTGCGGTTCCCGGGACCCTCCCCCCGGGGGCCGCGTTTCTTTTTGCGGTTCTTCCAGGGCCAGGCGGCGGATGATGTCCACCAGTTTTTGCTGGGCAAAGGTGGGATGCCAGTCCTCGCGGGTAAACAGCATGATCGGACGCTCGGTTTCCTCCCGGTTGGCCAGGTGCCGCGACAACAGAAGCCCGGTCTGCAACTCGTACCTTGCCTGGGCATCGGACAGCAGCATCAGCCGGTCATCATCCATCAGCATCACCCGGGAGGCACTCAAGCTGTTGCATTCCACAATGTCGTCGGGCGGATTGAGGCCCTCCTCCTCGAACATGGCGTCGAAATGCTGGCGGAGCGGGGAATCAATGCGCGGGGCGACCCAGGGATATTTCCTCAGCTGGTCGACGGTCAGGTCCGGGACCTGGGCCAGGGGGTGTTCCGGGCGCATCAGTAGCGACAGCGGGTCGTCGAACAGGTGAGTCTGGACCACGCCCTGTGCGGTCAGATCCCGGCGGGCGGCCCCGATCAGGAAATCGATAGCACCGCGTTTCAGGTCATGCAGCAGGGTTTCGAACGGTCCCTCCACAATGGAGACCCGATAGCCCCGGTTCTCCCGGCAAAACAGGCTGATGGCTTGGGGGGCAAGATGGCTGCGGGCCAGCGGCATGGCACCGACGGTGATATTTCCGGTGCCGGTGCCCTGCAGGGTGGCAATTTCCGAGCGGGCCTGGTCCAGTTCCGAGAAGGCAAGTTGTACCTTCCCGGCAAAGCGGGCGGCGATCTTGGTCGGGCGCACCCCGAAGCTGGTCTGTTCAAAAAATGTCTGGCCAACCACACGTTCCAGGTCCCGGGCCGCCCGGTGGATGGTGGGCACGGCAATGCCGGTGGCGCGGGCGCCGGCGGAGAAGCTGCTGTATTCGGTAATGGCGATCAGCGCCTGAAGCTGGGAGGAGGTTATGGTGCGCTCTACCCGGACCCGCTCCTTGCGGTCAAGCCCCGGCAGTTCACTGATCGCTTCGGACAGTAGTTCGAAGACTCGTCGCACGCGTTTTTTCAGAATTTCGCCACTGTCGGTGAGAAAGGTTCCGTTCCTTTGGCGAAGGCAGAGGTCGGCATCGAAATATTTCTCCAGATTACTTAAACCTTGGGTTACGGCAGGTTGCGACAAACCGATCTCGTCTGCCGTTGCCGTCAGGGTTTTTCCTTCCGCCAGGAATCCGAAGGCCCTTATATGGCGCAGGTTTGGAATCGATTTCGCCGGCTTTTTCGGTAACTCTTTCATTCCGTCTTTATTTTGCTCATCAAAACTCGTCAGATACACATACCTTTAGCATTTTTTTATGGATAAATACAATTATCTATTGGCTATCCGTGACCGGAGGTGAGAGACTCCGGCCATTCCAATCATATTTTATAGATAGAGGGTTCTATGGGAGTCGTTGTCACAAACATCAAACGCACCGAGAAATCGGTTGTTGAGGCCTTCCAGAAAGGAAAATACGGTGTCGCCACCGTGCATGAGGCACAGGGCCGCAAGGGGCTGCTGGCGCCGAATATCAATCCCATTTACCGGGGCGCCTATATCGCCGGTACGGCGGTAACCATCAGTGCGCCGCCGTGCGACAACTGGATGATCCATGTGGCGGTGGAACAGTGCCAGCCGGGCGACATCCTGGTGTTGGCGCCGACGTCCTTTTCCGACGCCGGCTATTTCGGCGACCTGCTGGCCACCAGCCTC harbors:
- the hisD gene encoding histidinol dehydrogenase, translated to MAQWLKRGATVEVRAETDRKVRDVVESTLADIEKRGDEAVRELSVKFDYWDRDSYLLTKQEIQDCIDTLSEQDLKDIEFAQTQVRNFAQIQKEALKDVEVETLPGVILGHKNIPVNAAGCYVPGGKYPLLASAHMSVLTAKVAGVPRIVTCAPPFQGKPAPAIVAAQALAGADEIYALGGIQAVGAMALGTQTIDPVDMLVGPGNAFVAEAKRQLFGRVGIDLFAGPTETLVIADDSVDGELCATDLLGQVEHGPDSPGVLLTTSEALARETMKEIDRLLEVLPTAAIARQAWETFGEVIVADSDEEMVQIADEIASEHVQVMTRDPDYFLNNMTNYGALFLGPRTNVSYGDKVIGTNHTLPTKKAARYTGGLWVGKFIKTCTYQKVVTDEASAMVGEYCSRLCALEGFAGHGEQANIRVRRYGGRNVPYAGKAEAS
- a CDS encoding fumarylacetoacetate hydrolase family protein, producing the protein MKLATLADGGRDGTLVVVSRGGTTFAPAKGIAATLQDAIENWAEAEGRLQELSARVEQGSADGQEVLDVKRLAAPLPRAWQWLDGSAYPSHGELMDQVIGVEVDSGGHPLMYQGVSNTFYGPREEVPFLRESDGIDFEGEFGMIVDEVPAGRSPEDCMGHIKLLVQINDWSLRALAGREMKTGFGWIQAKPPCGMAPFAITPDELSDYWKNGRITLDLAVDWNDKRFGKANGDAMDFGFHELVAHAAYSRTLCAGTVIGSGTVSNANFREVGSSCIAERRGIEIVDEGEPRTDFMKFGDTVRMAAVTKDDDAPFGVLEQKVIKA
- a CDS encoding cupin domain-containing protein, giving the protein MTKETKGSVRRVVTGHNADGKAIFRGDDNFDPIVVPSGDAAMALIWTTATVPADNNDETDGREREAGTTLTGGSVIRTVDMFPGEESPMHRTNSVDYGIVLSGEVELELDSGEVKRLGPGDIIVQRGTMHLWRNPSQTETCRIAFILIEASAAKVGGEELPEVHP
- a CDS encoding helix-turn-helix domain-containing protein gives rise to the protein MYISNMISNSETEMETIPNFVLYGEQRQDLFPDYLHIESIRARSLSYGWKFRPHRHHNLHQLFLIEKGGGRAVMEEMQHPLLDGTLIVMPPMAVHGFEFLPDTEGWVLTIPTPYVDRILEEEPRLPDYLAETRLIQLPNRETANSFASIFKTIAGEHAASTPARRLVLRSLVTLLVAEIFRLNPDSAEQKRDAASQKQLLLRRFQTLIEENFRQRWPVSRYADELGITATHLSRICRQLLEVPASELTTERGLLEAKRLLIYTSLSIAEIGYDLGFADPAHFSKFFRENTGQKPSDFRQAFTRRA
- the pobA gene encoding 4-hydroxybenzoate 3-monooxygenase gives rise to the protein MKTQVGIIGAGPSGLILSQLLHLQGIESVVLERKTLDYVLTRIRAGVLEQGCVDLLHEAEVHQRMDKEGFPHDGFEIAFRGATHRVDLKGLTGGTGVMVYGQTEITRDLIEARKAAGGTIIEEAEVTGVEGAETDNPVIHYKKDGRDYTLTCDFVAGCDGYHGASRKSIPANLLKTFEKVYPFGWLGIMSETRPASDELIYTRHERGFALCSMRHEKLSRHYIQCSLDDKVEDWSDDRFWDELKRRLPENVADTLETGPSIEKSIAPLRSFVCETMRHGRLFLAGDAAHIVPPTGAKGLNLAASDIYFLSRGLIDFYKNGSMAGLDAYAGKALRRVWMAERFSWWMTSLLHNFPETGGFGSRMQDAELDYLFGSQAAMTSLAENYVGLPYE
- a CDS encoding LysR family transcriptional regulator — translated: MKELPKKPAKSIPNLRHIRAFGFLAEGKTLTATADEIGLSQPAVTQGLSNLEKYFDADLCLRQRNGTFLTDSGEILKKRVRRVFELLSEAISELPGLDRKERVRVERTITSSQLQALIAITEYSSFSAGARATGIAVPTIHRAARDLERVVGQTFFEQTSFGVRPTKIAARFAGKVQLAFSELDQARSEIATLQGTGTGNITVGAMPLARSHLAPQAISLFCRENRGYRVSIVEGPFETLLHDLKRGAIDFLIGAARRDLTAQGVVQTHLFDDPLSLLMRPEHPLAQVPDLTVDQLRKYPWVAPRIDSPLRQHFDAMFEEEGLNPPDDIVECNSLSASRVMLMDDDRLMLLSDAQARYELQTGLLLSRHLANREETERPIMLFTREDWHPTFAQQKLVDIIRRLALEEPQKETRPPGGGSREPQST